A single region of the Sorghum bicolor cultivar BTx623 chromosome 7, Sorghum_bicolor_NCBIv3, whole genome shotgun sequence genome encodes:
- the LOC8073279 gene encoding lactation elevated protein 1, with product MRSVVRSLRQRHRFTQHHAERQSPATRLIRQQNALIMCSSTTRSLSMLCRNSETSRFASPAVELMKSMFSTIAADSIKDIRGGGPMVEYDRRIASGELVDGDSFQVDTIQQLQRLYKELIENEEDCKLDRYKSSEKSGRSRWLWSRLITQPSTYAPVKGLYLYGGVGTGKTMLMDLFYEQLPSNWRKKRIHFHDFMLNVHSHLQMHKGVSDPLDVVAAEISDEAIILCLDEFMVTDVADAMILNRLFRQLFSKGVILVSTSNRAPDKLYEGGLQRDLFLPFIDTLKERCIAHPIGSAVDYRQMGSAEQGFYFVGKHYNTLLKQRLQSLIGDDEPSPQTVEVIMGRKLPVPLGANGCAYFPFEDLCDKPLGAADYFGLFKKFHTLALDGVPKFGSSNRTSAYRFVTLIDVMYENKARLLCTAEAGPIDLFENIVTVAEAQKVSPRSSRSQKSDNPDLCVDNELGFAKDRTISRLTEINSREYLEDFEMRLRQQQQLSLQGLDNGGHVVLA from the exons ATGAGATCAGTCGTTCGGTCGCTTCGACAGCGTCATCGTTTCACCCAGCATCATGCAGAGAGGCAGTCACCAGCCACCAGATTGATCAGGCAGCAGAATGCTTTAATCATGTGCAGTTCGACAACTCGTTCACTGAGCATGTTATGCCGTAATAGTGAAACTAGCAGATTTGCAAGCCCTGCCGTGGAGTTGATGAAGTCCATGTTCTCCACTATAGCGGCTGATTCGATCAAAG ATATTAGAGGAGGTGGTCCGATGGTGGAATATGATAGGAGAATAGCATCAGGAGAGCTAGTAGATGGTGATAGCTTTCAG GTTGATACAATTCAACAATTACAAAGGCTCTATAAGGAGTTGATTGAGAATGAAGAAGATTGCAAGCTGGACAGATATAAGTCATCTGAGAAATCAGGACG GAGTCGATGGCTATGGTCCCGCCTCATTACTCAGCCTTCTACCTATGCTCCAGTTAAGGGGCTTTACCTCTATGGTGGTGTCGGTACAGGGAAAACGATGCTTATGGACCTGTTCTATGAACAGCT GCCATCTAACTGGAGAAAAAAACGTATTCACTTTCATGATTTCATGTTGAACGTACATAGTCATCTTCAG ATGCATAAAGGTGTTTCAGATCCCCTTGATGTTGTAGCAGCTGAGATTTCAGATGAGGCCATCATATTATGTCTTGATGAGTTTATG GTAACTGATGTTGCTGATGCTATGATTCTGAACCGGCTGTTTAGACAATTGTTCAGCAAAGGCGTT ATTCTTGTTTCGACTTCTAACCGCGCTCCAGATAAGCTTTATGAAGGTGGCTTACAGCGGGACCTTTTCTTGCCATTCATTGATACCTTGAAA GAAAGGTGCATCGCGCACCCCATTGGATCTGCAGTGGACTATCGCCAAATGGGTTCT GCTGAGCAAGGTTTCTATTTCGTCGGAAAACATTACAATACACTTCTGAAACAGAGGCTCCAGTCTTTAATTGGAGATGACGAACCCAGCCCACAAACTGTTGAAGTAATTATGGGAAGGAAATTACCG GTTCCCCTTGGAGCAAATGGTTGTGCGTATTTTCCTTTTGAAGACCTTTGTGATAAACCTTTAGGCGCAGCAGATTATTTTGGACTTTTTA AAAAATTTCACACCCTGGCACTTGATGGTGTTCCAAAGTTTGGGTCTAGTAACAGAACATCAGCTTATCGGTTCGTCACACTGATTGAT GTTATGTACGAGAACAAAGCAAGGTTGTTATGTACAGCTGAGGCTGGACCAATAGATCTGTTTGAGAATATCGTGACTGTTGCTGAAGCACAGAAGGTTTCACCAAGATCTTCGCGCTCACAGAAAAGTGACAATCCTGACCTGTGTGTGGACAATGAGCTAGGATTTGCCAAGGATCGTACGATTAGCAG gTTGACAGAGATCAACAGTAGAGAATATTTGGAGGACTTCGAAATGAGATTGCGGCAACAGCAGCAGCTGTCCTTGCAAGGTCTGGATAATGGTGGCCATGTTGTTCTAGCATAA
- the LOC8073280 gene encoding uncharacterized protein LOC8073280, giving the protein MSAATAAAAARCVPLRASPPETAKSSASVRTSSAASASAPLRAAAVAAGPGRRLPAPPLRCSSSSPENSAPPDLGLLLEVEGVLADVYRFGNRQAFNVAFRSLGLDCANWTEPIYADLVRKARGDEERMLAVFFDRRKGSEGSGAETGREAGRGQEYGGHASAEAAAGGRGGFGTCQHCRVANYTSSRRSTVEFTTEPPIHAYTTMRKARYEGKT; this is encoded by the exons ATGTCTGCCGCCACAGCTGCAGCTGCCGCTCGGTGCGTCCCGCTCCGGGCGTCCCCGCCGGAGACCGCGAAGTCTTCCGCTTCCGTGCGCACCTCCTCGGCCGCCTCTGCATCTGCTCccctccgcgccgccgccgtcgccgcgggaCCTGGCCGCCGGCTcccggcgccgccgctccgGTGCTCCTCCTCGTCGCCGGAGAACTCTGCCCCGCCGGATCTTGGCTTGCTTCTGGAGGTGGAAGG AGTTCTTGCAGATGTCTACCGTTTCGGCAATCGCCAAGCTTTCAATGTAG CATTTCGAAGCCTCGGGCTAGATTGTGCAAATTGGACAGAGCCAATATATGCTGATTTGGTGAG GAAAGCTCGTGGTGATGAGGAAAGGATGTTGGCAGTATTCTTTGACAGG AGAAAGGGGTCAGAGGGCAGTGGAGCAGAGACTGGCAGAGAAGCTGGCCGCGGTCAGGAATACGGAGGGCACGCCTCCGCCGAAGCAGCAGCGGGAGGACGCGGAGGATTTGGCACCTGTCAACACTGCAGAGTTGCAAATTACACAAG TAGTAGAAGAAGCACAGTGGAATTCACAACCGAACCTCCGATCCATGCATATACAACGATGAGGAAAGCAAGATACGAAGGAAAGACCTGA
- the LOC8073281 gene encoding uncharacterized protein LOC8073281, with the protein MVLDSLSSPHRRSQNTFFVSSAKKPQSSRDDSWSALVERHRFLLTTLLVLAFLCTIYLYFAVTLGASDACIGLAGAERIECQARSVLQHGKLKFR; encoded by the coding sequence ATGGTTCTTGATTCATTATCATCTCCTCACAGGAGGTCCCAAAACACATTCTTCGTATCATCTGCAAAAAAGCCTCAGTCATCTCGTGATGACAGTTGGTCTGCACTGGTTGAGCGGCACCGGTTCCTCCTGACAACACTTCTTGTGCTTGCCTTCCTGTGCACTATCTATCTGTACTTTGCAGTAACCTTGGGGGCATCAGATGCTTGCATTGGATTGGCAGGGGCAGAGAGGATTGAGTGCCAGGCAAGATCAGTGCTGCAACATGGAAAGTTGAAATTCCGCTGA
- the LOC8073283 gene encoding probable leucine-rich repeat receptor-like protein kinase At1g35710: protein MALRTRNQSSFLKAFFLLLLCISTSRGTEQEAGSLLRWKSTLLPANGGDEPSSPLLSWLATKPMCSWRGIMCDATGRVTELSLPGTGLHGTLSALDLAAFPALTKLDLHNNNISGSIPANISSLTYLDMSQNSLSGEIPDTLPSMKQRMRYLNLSANGLYGSIPRSLSNMRGMWVFDVSRNKLTGAIPPDLFMNWPEITSFYAQNNSLTGSIPPEVSNASKLQTLFLHRNNLYGKITVEIGRVASLRRLMLSSNSLTGPIPHSVGNLTSLVLLGIFCNNLIGKIPLEIANLTALESLDLDTNQLEGEVPQALSALQNLQFLDVSNNKLSGVIPYLNTRKLLAISLANNSFTGVFPIVLCQQLYLQILDLSNNKLYGKLPRCLWNVQDLLFMDLSSNAFSGNVQMSKNFSLSLESVHLANNRLSGGFPHVLKRCRRLLILDLGENNFSDTIPSWIGFSNPLLRVLILRSNMLHGSIPWQLSQLSFLQLLDLSGNSFMGSIPRNFSNLISMMQPKPEFNVPLEISYQILHHLVLYIYTERININWKRQYHTFEGTIALMTGIDLSSNYLSGDIPPELTKLVGLRFLNLSRNCLSGVIPEDIGNLVVLETLDLSLNELSGSIPSSISELMSLNSLNLSNNHLSGEVPTGSQLQTLVDPSIYSNNFGLCGFPLDIACSDGSNSTAALFGHSHSQEIEALILYYFVLAGLTFGFWLWTGPLLLFESWRVTMFRCVDHIQDRAAKWIFAI from the coding sequence ATGGCGCTCCgaacaagaaatcaatcaagttTCCTGAAAGCCTTCTTTCTTCTGTTGCTCTGCATATCCACATCCCGTGGTACAGAGCAAGAAGCAGGCTCGCTTCTCCGGTGGAAATCTACGTTGTTGCCGGCCAATGGCGGGGACGAGCCATCATCCCCTCTGCTCTCATGGCTGGCTACCAAGCCGATGTGCTCCTGGCGCGGCATCATGTGTGACGCTACAGGCCGTGTCACCGAGCTGAGCCTTCCCGGCACTGGCCTCCATGGCACGCTCAGTGCCCTAGACTTGGCTGCATTCCCGGCACTCACCAAGCTTGACCTCCACAACAACAACATCAGTGGCAGCATCCCAGCAAACATCTCCAGCCTGACGTACCTTGACATGTCGCAGAACAGCTTGTCCGGGGAGATACCAGACACCCTACCATCGATGAAGCAAAGGATGAGGTACCTCAACCTGTCCGCCAATGGATTGTACGGTTCGATACCACGGTCACTCTCCAACATGCGTGGCATGTGGGTGTTTGATGTTTCAAGAAACAAGCTCACTGGGGCCATTCCTCCGGATCTGTTCATGAATTGGCCAGAGATCACATCGTTCTACGCACAGAACAATTCCCTCACTGGAAGCATCCCTCCAGAGGTCAGCAACGCATCCAAACTACAGACCTTGTTTCTCCACCGCAACAACTTATATGGTAAAATCACAGTAGAGATTGGAAGAGTAGCTAGTTTGCGGCGCCTCATGTTGTCATCAAATTCCCTCACTGGACCGATTCCGCATTCAGTTGGAAACCTAACAAGTCTTGTGCTTCTGGGAATCTTCTGCAACAACCTCATTGGGAAAATACCGCTAGAAATCGCCAATTTGACGGCACTGGAGTCCCTTGATCTTGACACAAATCAGCTAGAGGGTGAGGTGCCCCAAGCCCTCTCGGCGCTCCAGAATCTCCAATTTCTCGATGTCAGCAACAATAAGTTATCTGGTGTAATACCATACCTCAACACCAGGAAGTTGCTTGCCATCAGCTTAGCAAACAATAGCTTCACTGGAGTATTTCCTATCGTGCTTTGTCAACAGTTGTATCTTCAAATCTTGGACCTATCAAACAACAAGTTATATGGCAAACTTCCCCGCTGCTTGTGGAACGTGCAGGATCTACTGTTCATGGATTTGTCAAGCAATGCCTTCTCTGGGAATGTCCAAATGTCAAAGAACTTCAGCTTGTCACTAGAATCAGTGCACCTAGCAAATAACAGACTCAGTGGAGGATTCCCACATGTCCTTAAGCGATGCAGAAGGCTACTGATTCTGGATCTTGGTGAGAACAATTTTTCTGATACAATTCCTTCATGGATAGGATTTAGCAATCCCTTGCTAAGGGTGCTCATATTACGGTCAAACATGCTCCATGGGAGTATTCCTTGGCAGCTATCACAGCTCTCTTTTCTTCAGCTGCTTGATCTATCAGGCAACAGTTTTATGGGTTCCATCCCTAGAAATTTCTCCAATCTAATATCTATGATGCAACCAAAACCAGAGTTCAACGTACCTCTGGAAATCAGCTACCAGATTCTACATCATCTTGtcttatatatatacactgaGAGGATCAACATAAACTGGAAGAGGCAATATCATACTTTTGAAGGAACCATTGCACTTATGACAGGTATTGATTTGTCAAGCAACTATCTCTCTGGTGACATTCCTCCTGAGTTGACAAAGCTTGTGGGTCTCAGGTTCCTAAACCTGTCAAGAAATTGTCTATCTGGCGTTATTCCTGAAGACATTGGTAACTTGGTGGTTTTGGAGACCCTTGACTTATCTTTAAATGAACTTTCTGGCTCTATTCCTTCAAGCATCTCAGAATTGATGTCCCTTAATTCGCTAAACCTTTCCAACAACCATCTGTCAGGTGAGGTACCAACAGGTTCTCAACTCCAAACACTTGTGGACCCATCAATTTACAGCAACAACTTTGGGCTCTGTGGTTTCCCACTCGACATAGCATGTTCAGATGGTTCAAACTCTACAGCAGCACTGTTTGGGCACAGCCATTCCCAGGAGATTGAAGCCCTAATCTTGTATTACTTTGTATTAGCTGGGCTGACATTTGGATTCTGGTTATGGACTGGACCACTGCTTCTCTTCGAGTCTTGGAGGGTTACCATGTTCCGCTGTGTTGACCATATACAAGATAGGGCTGCAAAATGGATATTTGCCATCTAA
- the LOC8073282 gene encoding uncharacterized protein LOC8073282 yields the protein MALKTAVSVTPLLPLPPLRRLLLSPSSSSPAAARRIARVSAAMATTAVQPAVVVGGGRVGQALLSMGPPGGDVLVGRGEKVPDDAPGPILVCTRNDDLDGVLEATPKSRWRDLVFFQNGMLDPWFESKGLVDANQVLAYFAVSKLGEPPVDGITDTNPEGLTAAFGSWAPAVAARLQNGGLTCKVLQKEAFQKQMLEKLIWISAFMLVGARHPGATVGVVEKDYRSEVASLIAELASAAAAERGLTFDEGIEERLCAYSRAVAHFPTAVKEFKWRNGWFYSLTEKALAAGRPDPCPLHTAWLKEIKVI from the exons ATGGCCCTCAAAACCGCCGTCTCCGTCACCCCGCTGCTGCCGTTGCCTCCCCTCCGCCGTCTTCTGCTCTCCCCCTCCTCTTCTAGCCCCGCGGCGGCTCGCAGGATCGCGAGGGTTTCCGCGGCGATGGCGACGACGGCGGTGCAGCCGGCCGTGGTGGTGGGCGGCGGCCGTGTAGGCCAGGCGCTGCTGTCCATGGGCCCGCCGGGAGGGGATGTCCTCGTGGGCCGCGGCGAGAAGGTGCCCGACGATGCGCCCGGACCGATACTGGTGTGCACGCGCAACGACGACCTTGATGGCGTGCTCGAGGCCACCCCAAAGTCGCGCTGGCGCG ATTTGGTGTTCTTCCAGAATGGAATGCTGGATCCATGGTTCGAGAGCAAGGGCCTAGTGGATGCAAACCAGGTCTTGGCCTACTTTGCTGTATCAAAGCTTGGAGAACCACCAGTCGATGGGATTACTGATACCaacccagaggggttgactgcTGCATTTGGCAGTTGGGCTCCTGCAGTGGCTGCCCGCCTGCAAAACGGCGGACTTACCTGCAAG GTGCTTCAAAAGGAAGCCTTTCAGAAGCAGATGCTAGAGAAGTTGATATGGATTTCAGCTTTCATGCTTGTTGGTGCTCGACATCCAGGGGCTACTGTTGGTGTGGTGGAAAAAGATTACCGATCTGAG GTTGCGAGCCTGATAGCTGAATTAGCATCGGCTGCTGCTGCAGAGAGAGGGCTCACATTCGACGAAGGCATAGAGGAGCGGCTTTGTGCTTACTCCAGGGCTGTGGCACACTTCCCTACAGCTGTAAAAGAG TTCAAGTGGAGGAATGGTTGGTTTTACTCCCTCACCGAGAAGGCGCTTGCAGCAGGAAGGCCAGATCCTTGCCCACTACACACAGCTTGGCTCAAGGAGATTAAGGTCATATGA